A genomic segment from Syntrophotalea acetylenivorans encodes:
- a CDS encoding DUF1015 domain-containing protein, translated as MAKIAPFRAVRYNLEKIAEPVSVMAPPYDVISSELQDDLYQRNPYNLVRLILGKIEETDDESNNRYSRAADFFKSWQEEGVLVRDSEPGIYLYDEEYFAEGIGPVVRRGFLALTRIEDFASGVVKPHEKTLSGPKTDRLNLTKACGANFSPIFGLYSDPCCVLEALTRDASSCQPDIDMTDDDGVKHRLWRVTDPDIIEKAKELLDSKPLFIADGHHRYETALNYRNYMREQVGEYSGKELFNYVLMYFANMEDQGMLIFPTHRLVHSLKDFHLPGFLSALNEFFEVEVRDLNLSDADSRREARTILQQKGNEAHTLALYAGGQSLYYLTLRDPAIMDRFFDDKASKALRVLDVSILHRLILEQLLQITPEAQERQLNLKYVKNFDEPFDSVHSGDFQLAFLMNSTRMSEVRDVANAGEKMPQKSTYFYPKLLTGLVLNKIGDGESVVD; from the coding sequence ATGGCCAAAATAGCCCCGTTTCGTGCTGTTCGCTATAATCTGGAAAAGATCGCCGAACCGGTCAGTGTGATGGCGCCACCTTACGATGTTATCTCATCTGAACTGCAGGATGATCTTTACCAGCGCAACCCCTACAATTTGGTGCGCTTGATCCTCGGCAAAATCGAAGAAACCGACGATGAGAGCAATAATCGCTATAGCCGTGCTGCAGATTTTTTCAAGAGCTGGCAGGAAGAAGGCGTTCTGGTCCGCGATTCTGAGCCGGGTATTTATCTATATGACGAAGAATATTTTGCCGAGGGCATCGGCCCGGTGGTGCGGCGCGGTTTTCTGGCCCTGACCCGTATCGAAGATTTTGCCTCAGGCGTGGTCAAACCCCATGAAAAGACCTTGTCTGGTCCTAAAACCGATCGGCTTAACCTGACCAAGGCTTGCGGCGCAAATTTTAGTCCTATTTTCGGCCTTTATTCCGATCCGTGCTGTGTGTTGGAGGCTTTAACTCGCGATGCCAGCAGTTGCCAGCCGGATATAGATATGACTGACGACGACGGTGTTAAACACCGATTGTGGCGGGTGACCGATCCCGACATTATTGAAAAGGCGAAGGAGTTGCTTGATAGTAAGCCGCTATTTATTGCCGATGGACATCACCGTTATGAAACGGCTTTGAATTATCGCAATTACATGCGCGAGCAGGTGGGCGAGTATTCCGGCAAGGAGCTCTTCAATTATGTGTTGATGTATTTCGCCAATATGGAAGACCAGGGTATGTTGATTTTCCCGACCCACCGTCTGGTCCACAGTCTGAAAGACTTTCATCTGCCCGGTTTTCTGTCGGCGCTTAACGAATTCTTTGAAGTCGAGGTTCGGGACCTGAACCTGTCGGACGCCGATTCCCGGCGCGAAGCGCGCACCATCCTGCAGCAAAAAGGGAACGAAGCTCATACCCTGGCGTTATATGCCGGAGGTCAATCCCTCTATTATTTAACCTTGCGCGATCCGGCCATCATGGACCGCTTTTTTGATGATAAGGCGTCCAAGGCGCTTCGGGTCCTTGATGTGTCGATTTTGCATCGCTTGATTCTGGAACAGCTTTTACAGATTACCCCTGAGGCACAGGAGCGTCAGCTTAATCTCAAATATGTCAAAAACTTTGACGAGCCCTTTGACTCTGTGCATTCCGGTGATTTTCAACTGGCTTTTTTGATGAACTCCACTCGCATGAGCGAAGTGAGGGATGTCGCCAATGCTGGAGAAAAAATGCCGCAGAAGTCGACCTATTTCTATCCCAAGTTGTTGACCGGCCTGGTCCTCAATAAGATTGGTGATGGGGAATCGGTCGTGGATTAG
- the rnr gene encoding ribonuclease R, with product MSLSPDELLAHLKKHPGRSLSVREILAAFPLPRHERQAARLLIENLADDGLLQRVKGNRYRLVRNAVLLQGKVTVHRAGYGFVVLDDKDKEDVFVPARHLGAVMDGDRVAVRIVRSERYGRPGRSEGRIVQVLDRAHHELLGRYELHHRQAFVVPADPRLSQPIQLSTPSSVPVNPGQIVVLRLDSYPTASRPPFGTILRVLGDADDPAVEIAAAVYKYGLPADFEPEVLAAASALPSVVRPEDRQGREDLRELPLVTIDGETAMDFDDAVAVRPEEQGKIRLWVAIADVGYYVKSGSPIDQEALERSTSVYFPGHCIPMLPESLSNEICSLKPQQDRLAMVAEMLFDTEGQRLESRFYPAVIRSQARLTYTEVKDYLQAERTQEPSKQDELLGHLQVMEALAQRLSVMRRRRGSLDFDLPEAEVVLGLRGRPEDIVRAERNMAHRIIEEFMLAANEAVATFLHERQEPLLFRIHEEPELEKLQAFQEFVAYLNYGLVIDGQSGTAHQLQKLLSQVAGRPEERMINQVLLRSMKQARYDAKNVGHFGLAAELYCHFTSPIRRYPDLVVHRILREVLTSEKKSAQRSSWWQRQLPAIAEQCSVNERRAMEAERDIIDLKKCQFMADRVGEEFQGNVSGVQPFGVFIELQQVFVEGLVPVASLDDDFYQYEEHLHRLIGQRRRKIFQIGMEVSVRLRHVDLDRRQIDFELV from the coding sequence ATGTCCTTATCGCCGGACGAACTTCTGGCCCATCTTAAGAAGCATCCGGGTCGGAGTCTCTCTGTTCGGGAGATTCTTGCTGCCTTCCCTTTGCCGCGCCATGAACGACAGGCAGCGCGGCTTCTCATCGAAAATCTGGCCGACGACGGTCTTTTACAGCGGGTTAAGGGTAATCGTTACCGATTGGTCCGCAATGCTGTGCTTCTTCAAGGCAAAGTGACGGTGCATCGAGCCGGATACGGCTTTGTAGTGCTGGACGATAAGGACAAAGAGGATGTTTTTGTCCCGGCCCGGCATCTTGGAGCGGTAATGGATGGAGACCGGGTGGCCGTGCGGATTGTTCGCTCGGAACGCTACGGCCGTCCAGGACGCTCGGAGGGGCGTATTGTTCAGGTATTGGATCGGGCCCACCACGAGTTGCTCGGTCGTTATGAATTACACCACCGCCAAGCCTTTGTCGTCCCTGCCGATCCTCGCCTGTCTCAGCCCATTCAGTTGTCTACTCCTTCCTCGGTACCGGTCAATCCGGGACAGATTGTTGTATTGCGCCTCGACAGCTATCCCACTGCAAGCCGTCCGCCTTTTGGAACCATTCTCAGGGTGTTGGGAGACGCCGATGATCCTGCGGTGGAAATTGCAGCGGCGGTCTATAAATACGGGCTTCCCGCCGATTTCGAACCGGAAGTGCTCGCCGCTGCCAGCGCTCTTCCCTCTGTGGTACGACCGGAAGACCGGCAAGGTCGAGAGGACCTGCGGGAACTGCCGTTAGTGACTATTGACGGTGAAACGGCTATGGATTTTGATGATGCTGTTGCCGTCCGCCCAGAAGAACAGGGCAAAATTCGGCTGTGGGTGGCTATAGCCGATGTTGGTTACTACGTTAAGTCCGGCTCGCCTATCGACCAGGAAGCACTGGAACGTTCGACAAGCGTCTATTTTCCGGGGCACTGCATACCCATGTTGCCGGAGTCATTGAGCAACGAAATATGCTCCTTGAAGCCGCAACAGGACCGTCTGGCGATGGTGGCGGAGATGCTGTTCGATACGGAGGGTCAGCGCTTGGAGAGCCGCTTTTATCCGGCGGTAATTCGTAGCCAGGCTCGCTTGACCTACACGGAAGTGAAGGACTATCTTCAGGCAGAGAGGACACAAGAGCCAAGTAAACAGGACGAACTGCTTGGTCACCTGCAGGTTATGGAAGCCTTGGCCCAGCGCCTTTCCGTAATGCGTCGTCGACGGGGGAGCCTCGATTTCGATCTGCCGGAGGCGGAAGTGGTGCTGGGTTTGCGTGGGCGCCCGGAAGATATTGTTCGTGCAGAGCGCAACATGGCCCATCGTATCATCGAAGAGTTTATGCTGGCGGCCAACGAAGCTGTCGCGACTTTCTTGCACGAGCGGCAGGAGCCGCTGCTGTTTCGTATTCACGAAGAGCCTGAGCTGGAGAAATTGCAGGCTTTCCAGGAGTTTGTCGCTTATTTGAACTATGGCCTGGTGATCGATGGCCAGAGCGGAACGGCTCACCAGCTGCAAAAGCTCTTGTCTCAGGTTGCCGGAAGGCCCGAAGAGCGCATGATCAATCAGGTGCTGTTGCGAAGTATGAAGCAGGCACGTTATGATGCGAAAAATGTCGGCCATTTCGGTCTGGCCGCGGAGCTGTACTGCCATTTTACGTCACCTATTCGCCGCTATCCCGACCTGGTGGTCCATCGTATACTGCGCGAAGTCTTGACTTCTGAAAAAAAATCCGCTCAACGCTCTTCCTGGTGGCAGCGACAGTTGCCTGCCATCGCCGAACAATGTTCTGTCAATGAACGCCGGGCTATGGAGGCGGAGCGGGACATTATTGATTTGAAAAAGTGTCAGTTCATGGCCGATCGGGTGGGCGAAGAGTTTCAGGGGAACGTATCCGGTGTACAGCCTTTTGGCGTCTTCATTGAACTGCAGCAGGTTTTTGTCGAGGGGCTGGTGCCTGTGGCCAGTCTGGACGACGATTTTTATCAGTATGAAGAACACCTGCACCGGTTGATAGGTCAGCGACGGCGTAAAATTTTTCAGATCGGCATGGAGGTTTCAGTGCGCCTTCGACACGTGGACCTTGATCGTCGGCAGATCGACTTCGAATTGGTTTAA
- a CDS encoding bifunctional riboflavin kinase/FAD synthetase: MRIIKNLSELKEPLQDAVVTIGNFDGVHLGHREIFRRVVRRSQELGGPAVVYTFEPHPLKFLAPDRAPLLINTNQEKAVLIEASCIDVLIRTPFDQNMADLPAHRFVREILVEKVGMRHLVVGYDYLFGKGREGNAQLLQRMGEYLGFAVEVLEPISGEGQVYSSTRIRQLIKEGQVHQVVDLLGRNFTLQGRVVHGFKRGQKLGFPTANLQTDKELLPSPGVYAVKVKRGAEVFNGVLNIGLNPTFEAAGLSIEVHLLDFDGQLYGEDLRVYFVKRLRDEMRFADSSELVQAISADIVSARQILSETEIIQYHDYLDCGQ, from the coding sequence ATGCGTATCATCAAAAACTTAAGCGAATTGAAAGAACCCTTACAGGATGCCGTGGTCACCATTGGCAATTTCGATGGGGTGCATCTTGGCCACCGGGAAATATTCCGGCGCGTGGTTCGCCGTAGTCAAGAGCTCGGCGGGCCTGCGGTCGTTTATACGTTTGAACCGCACCCTCTAAAGTTTCTAGCGCCCGACCGGGCACCGCTGCTGATTAATACCAATCAGGAGAAAGCAGTGTTGATCGAAGCCTCCTGCATTGATGTGTTAATTCGTACTCCCTTTGACCAAAACATGGCCGATCTGCCGGCTCACCGGTTTGTTCGGGAAATATTGGTGGAAAAGGTCGGCATGCGGCATCTGGTGGTCGGTTACGATTATCTTTTTGGTAAGGGCCGCGAAGGCAATGCCCAATTATTGCAGCGTATGGGAGAATATCTCGGATTTGCCGTGGAAGTTCTCGAACCGATTAGCGGGGAAGGGCAGGTTTATAGCTCGACCCGTATTCGCCAGTTGATCAAAGAAGGCCAGGTGCATCAGGTGGTGGACCTGCTGGGTCGCAATTTTACCCTGCAAGGCCGGGTAGTCCATGGTTTCAAACGAGGGCAGAAACTAGGATTTCCAACCGCGAATCTTCAAACTGACAAAGAACTTCTGCCAAGCCCCGGGGTTTATGCGGTGAAGGTCAAACGAGGTGCCGAGGTCTTCAACGGGGTCCTTAATATTGGTCTGAACCCTACATTTGAGGCTGCCGGATTGTCTATCGAAGTACATCTGCTAGACTTCGATGGGCAACTTTATGGGGAAGACTTGCGGGTCTACTTTGTTAAGCGATTGCGGGACGAGATGCGTTTTGCTGATTCCAGTGAGTTGGTACAGGCGATCAGTGCGGACATTGTAAGTGCACGGCAGATTCTTTCTGAAACAGAGATCATCCAGTATCATGATTATCTCGATTGTGGACAGTAG
- the aroE gene encoding shikimate dehydrogenase: protein MQLNGKTRVLGIFGDPVAHSLSPVMQNQALQQAGINAVYVPFHVPAELLPQAVDSIRSLGLWGVNVTVPHKEAVFPLLDDIDPAARLIGAVNTIVNSQGRLIGYNTDGLGFLRSLAEDLHFNPDGQRILLLGAGGACRAALVSLCQAGASWIGIANRTRSRAEALIQEFREIFPEVSFEHFGIDKEELRRATENIDLLANTSAVGLKGEVFADLPWVGLSKEVAIYDMVYSKTGTPLLQQAMSRGLRASDGLGMLAGQGEEAFTLWTEVRPLEGLMKRCLINELTG from the coding sequence GTGCAACTGAATGGTAAAACCAGGGTTTTAGGAATTTTCGGTGATCCGGTGGCTCATTCCCTGTCGCCGGTTATGCAAAATCAGGCCTTGCAACAGGCTGGTATCAACGCTGTTTATGTACCGTTCCATGTACCTGCTGAACTGCTTCCTCAAGCTGTTGACTCAATCCGTAGTCTCGGACTGTGGGGGGTTAACGTTACCGTCCCCCATAAAGAGGCTGTCTTTCCCTTGTTGGATGATATCGATCCTGCCGCTCGTTTGATCGGCGCGGTTAATACCATCGTCAATAGTCAGGGCCGACTGATCGGTTATAATACCGATGGCCTGGGGTTTTTGCGGTCGCTGGCCGAAGATTTGCATTTCAACCCTGATGGCCAACGAATTTTACTTTTGGGGGCCGGGGGTGCTTGCCGGGCGGCGCTGGTTTCCTTGTGCCAAGCAGGTGCTTCCTGGATCGGTATTGCCAACCGGACCCGCAGTCGGGCGGAAGCTCTGATTCAAGAGTTCAGGGAAATATTCCCGGAAGTCAGCTTTGAGCATTTCGGTATCGATAAAGAGGAGTTGCGCCGGGCGACCGAAAACATTGACCTTCTGGCCAACACCTCGGCTGTCGGTTTGAAGGGTGAAGTCTTTGCGGACCTGCCTTGGGTGGGTTTAAGTAAAGAAGTAGCGATCTATGACATGGTCTACAGTAAAACCGGCACCCCCTTGCTTCAACAGGCCATGAGCAGGGGGCTTCGTGCCAGCGATGGACTGGGAATGTTGGCCGGGCAAGGGGAAGAAGCTTTTACCCTTTGGACCGAGGTCAGGCCTTTAGAAGGTCTGATGAAGCGCTGTCTTATTAATGAATTGACAGGTTGA
- the pilB gene encoding type IV-A pilus assembly ATPase PilB, producing the protein MTSNRLGELLVRNELISDQQLHDALEDQKAQGGRLGSSLIKLGFVKEEELSAFLSKQYGVPSINLSEFEIDADVIRQIPPEVAQKYQIVPVNRAGSTLIVAMNDPSNIFAIDDIKFMTGFNVEVVVATESSIKTAIDQYYDQSASLADVMGDLDDIDLELVDDDDDVDVRELERATEDAPVVKLVNLILTDAIKKKASDIHIEPYEKAFRVRYRIDGVLYESMKPPMKLRAAIISRLKIMAEMDIAERRLPQDGRIKIKLPGGKDMDYRVSCLPTLFGEKMVLRLLDKSNLQLDMTKLGYEEEPLKWFKEAIHKPFGMVLVTGPTGSGKTVSLYSALAELNDSTLNISTAEDPVEFNFAGINQVHMHEEIGLNFANALRSFLRQDPDIIMIGEIRDFETAEIGVKAALTGHLVLSTLHTNDAPSTISRMLNMGIEPFLVASAVNLITAQRLGRRVCSECKEVEDISKQALLDAGVSPEEVDEYVCYKGQGCSTCNNTGYKGRVGIYQVMPMFEEIRELVLAGANTAEIKRESMRLGVKTMRQSALSKLKEGVTSFEEVLRSTVADD; encoded by the coding sequence ATGACAAGCAACAGACTCGGTGAATTGCTGGTTCGCAACGAGCTGATCAGCGATCAGCAGTTGCACGATGCCCTGGAAGACCAGAAAGCCCAGGGAGGACGTCTGGGTTCCAGCCTGATAAAGCTCGGCTTTGTAAAAGAAGAAGAACTTTCAGCGTTTCTCTCCAAACAGTATGGTGTGCCCTCCATTAATCTGTCGGAATTTGAGATCGATGCCGATGTCATTCGGCAGATACCTCCCGAAGTAGCCCAGAAATATCAGATCGTACCGGTAAACCGAGCCGGATCGACCCTGATCGTCGCCATGAACGACCCATCGAATATCTTTGCTATCGATGACATCAAGTTCATGACCGGCTTCAATGTCGAAGTTGTTGTGGCGACGGAATCTTCCATCAAGACGGCTATCGACCAATATTACGACCAGAGCGCTTCGTTGGCCGATGTCATGGGCGATCTGGACGATATCGACCTCGAATTGGTCGATGACGACGATGACGTCGATGTCCGTGAACTGGAACGAGCTACAGAGGACGCGCCGGTCGTCAAACTGGTCAACTTGATTCTGACTGACGCCATCAAAAAAAAGGCGTCGGATATTCACATCGAGCCTTATGAGAAAGCCTTCCGCGTACGTTATCGTATCGATGGTGTCTTGTACGAATCCATGAAACCGCCGATGAAGTTGCGGGCGGCCATCATCTCCCGTCTCAAGATCATGGCTGAGATGGATATCGCCGAACGACGTCTGCCTCAAGACGGTCGGATTAAGATCAAGCTCCCCGGCGGAAAAGACATGGATTACCGGGTCAGCTGCTTGCCGACCCTGTTTGGCGAGAAGATGGTTTTGCGACTGCTCGATAAGTCGAACCTACAGCTCGATATGACCAAGTTGGGTTACGAGGAAGAGCCGCTTAAGTGGTTCAAGGAAGCGATTCATAAGCCTTTCGGCATGGTGCTGGTCACCGGGCCGACCGGTTCCGGCAAGACCGTTTCTCTTTATTCGGCCCTTGCTGAGCTCAACGACAGTACCCTCAATATCTCCACCGCGGAAGATCCGGTCGAATTTAACTTCGCCGGCATCAATCAGGTCCACATGCACGAGGAGATCGGTCTCAACTTCGCCAATGCTCTGCGCTCCTTTCTCCGCCAGGATCCCGACATCATCATGATCGGCGAGATCCGTGACTTTGAGACGGCAGAAATTGGTGTCAAGGCGGCGCTTACCGGTCACTTGGTGTTGTCGACTCTGCACACCAACGATGCACCGAGCACGATCAGTCGTATGCTCAACATGGGTATCGAGCCTTTTCTCGTGGCCTCTGCGGTTAATCTGATTACCGCTCAACGATTGGGTCGCAGGGTTTGTTCAGAATGCAAGGAAGTAGAAGATATCTCCAAGCAGGCCTTGCTCGATGCCGGTGTCTCACCAGAAGAGGTTGATGAATACGTTTGCTACAAGGGGCAAGGCTGTTCGACCTGCAATAACACTGGATACAAGGGCCGGGTCGGCATCTACCAGGTCATGCCGATGTTCGAGGAAATTCGGGAGTTGGTGCTGGCCGGAGCCAATACCGCAGAGATCAAACGCGAATCGATGCGTTTGGGAGTTAAAACCATGCGTCAGTCAGCTTTGAGTAAATTGAAGGAAGGGGTGACTTCCTTTGAAGAGGTATTGCGCAGTACGGTGGCGGATGATTGA
- a CDS encoding type II secretion system F family protein — translation MAKFAWEGKTRSGQAQKGEMEAPNEAAVGAALRRQGVMPGKIKEAGKGLDMEIKLPGFGGKVTTKDLVVFTRQFATMIDAGLPLVQCLDILGRQQDKKIFKDMLVQVKESVESGSTFADALKKHPKAFDNLFVNLVAAGEVGGILDTILNRLAAYLEKAQKLKKKVKSAMTYPATIVGIALVVISVILIFVIPAFEKMFADFGSALPMPTQVVINISNFVQNYILAIIVGVIVLIFILKKTYATEKGRDFIDDKILKLPIFGILLRKVAVAKFTRTLGTMISSGVPILDGLEIVAKTAGNRTIEKAIYKVKQSISEGKTIAEPLEKSGVFPPMVCQMIAVGEQSGSIDTMLNKIADFYDDEVDDAVGNLTAMMEPMLMLFLGTTVGGLVIAMYLPIFKLAGAMGG, via the coding sequence ATGGCCAAGTTCGCTTGGGAAGGCAAGACCCGCAGCGGCCAAGCTCAAAAAGGGGAGATGGAGGCGCCAAATGAAGCGGCGGTCGGTGCTGCTCTGCGACGTCAAGGGGTGATGCCCGGCAAGATTAAAGAGGCGGGCAAGGGGCTTGACATGGAGATCAAACTGCCCGGCTTTGGCGGGAAGGTGACCACCAAGGATCTGGTTGTCTTCACCCGGCAGTTCGCCACCATGATCGATGCCGGCCTGCCTCTGGTGCAATGCCTCGATATCCTCGGCCGGCAGCAGGACAAGAAGATCTTCAAGGATATGCTGGTTCAGGTCAAGGAGAGTGTCGAGTCGGGCTCGACCTTTGCCGATGCCTTGAAAAAGCACCCCAAGGCTTTTGATAATCTTTTCGTCAATTTGGTTGCGGCCGGTGAGGTGGGGGGTATTCTCGATACCATCTTGAACCGCCTTGCAGCCTATCTGGAAAAGGCCCAGAAGTTGAAGAAGAAGGTCAAGAGCGCCATGACCTATCCTGCTACGATTGTCGGTATCGCTCTGGTTGTTATCTCAGTCATCCTGATATTCGTTATTCCGGCATTCGAAAAGATGTTTGCCGACTTTGGCAGTGCCCTGCCGATGCCGACTCAGGTCGTCATCAATATCAGTAATTTTGTGCAGAACTATATCCTCGCTATTATCGTGGGTGTCATCGTTTTGATCTTTATCTTAAAAAAAACCTATGCCACTGAAAAGGGGCGGGATTTTATCGACGATAAGATTCTCAAACTGCCAATTTTTGGGATTCTACTGCGTAAGGTGGCGGTCGCCAAATTTACCCGCACCTTGGGGACCATGATCTCCAGCGGGGTGCCGATTCTCGATGGTTTGGAGATTGTGGCCAAGACCGCTGGCAATCGAACCATAGAAAAAGCCATTTACAAGGTCAAGCAGAGTATTAGCGAGGGCAAGACTATTGCCGAACCGCTTGAAAAATCAGGTGTTTTTCCACCTATGGTATGCCAGATGATCGCCGTTGGCGAACAATCCGGTTCCATCGATACTATGCTCAACAAGATCGCTGACTTTTATGATGATGAAGTTGATGATGCGGTCGGTAATTTGACGGCCATGATGGAGCCAATGCTTATGCTCTTTCTCGGTACCACTGTGGGTGGTCTGGTCATTGCCATGTATCTTCCGATCTTCAAACTTGCTGGTGCAATGGGCGGTTGA
- a CDS encoding two-component system sensor histidine kinase NtrB: MKRNTFIAHWDKTAPRFLYWYLVARLLVVALFLSGTIVNQIRSATAGSQTLGWLYLLAAVCLIQSLVFPALFSLRHRNKLLLRCQICWDLLFVTALIFLDGGIASHLSFLYIFIIFSVSIFLSRREVFVAASAATILYGGLLDLQYYSMLPVFSTFPANAVSSRAIFYNIFISVIVFYLIAFLSSLLAERLRHSELALKKREIDFEELENLNQIILENIPSGLIIINNAGRVRSFNAGATTITGYYLESIYNRPIGELFPEMIVLEGDEFKTVARGETCLVDKQGNQRPVGFTSSIVRDVSGETLGLLITFQDLSRLKEMEGQLKRADRLAAAGQLAAGMAHEIRNPLASISGSVQLLMEDDKLEQQDRRLMGIVVREAERLNALLTDFLVFARPSPLCYESVDLVELLDELVALVAADERFKDVELQRDYKSALEWYCDRSQLRQALLNLMLNGAEAMEHGGRLICGLDSEVSAVFIEDTGPGIPDAIRDKVFDPFFTTKDSGTGLGLATVHAIVEAHQGRLDLVKVEGGGERFIISMPSPDMAKIGQAV; this comes from the coding sequence ATGAAACGTAACACCTTTATTGCTCATTGGGATAAGACTGCGCCACGTTTTCTCTACTGGTATTTGGTGGCCCGCCTGCTGGTTGTTGCCCTGTTTCTCAGTGGTACAATAGTCAACCAGATACGTTCTGCCACTGCGGGCTCTCAGACCCTTGGCTGGCTCTATCTGCTGGCTGCCGTCTGCCTGATTCAGTCGTTGGTCTTCCCTGCTCTGTTCAGTCTCAGGCATCGCAACAAATTGTTGTTGCGATGCCAAATCTGTTGGGATTTGCTGTTTGTCACTGCCCTGATTTTTCTAGATGGTGGTATCGCCAGCCATCTTTCTTTCCTCTACATCTTCATAATTTTTAGCGTCAGTATTTTTTTGTCGCGTCGCGAAGTATTCGTAGCAGCGTCAGCGGCTACAATCCTTTATGGCGGGTTGCTCGATCTTCAGTATTATTCCATGCTGCCGGTTTTTTCGACTTTCCCTGCCAATGCTGTTAGCAGTCGAGCGATTTTCTATAACATTTTTATTAGTGTTATCGTTTTTTACCTTATCGCTTTTTTAAGCAGTCTGTTGGCTGAACGGTTGCGACATAGTGAACTGGCTTTGAAAAAGCGGGAGATTGATTTCGAGGAACTGGAGAACCTTAATCAGATTATTCTGGAGAATATTCCAAGTGGCCTGATCATTATTAACAATGCTGGGCGTGTTCGATCTTTTAATGCTGGTGCAACAACAATCACCGGCTATTATCTGGAATCGATTTACAATCGACCCATCGGCGAACTGTTCCCGGAAATGATCGTTTTGGAGGGGGATGAGTTCAAAACCGTTGCTCGTGGAGAAACGTGCCTGGTCGATAAACAGGGAAACCAGCGACCGGTTGGATTTACCTCTTCCATTGTCAGAGATGTGTCGGGAGAGACTCTGGGTTTGTTGATAACCTTTCAGGATCTAAGTCGTCTCAAGGAAATGGAAGGTCAACTCAAACGTGCGGATCGCTTGGCTGCTGCCGGCCAGTTGGCGGCCGGCATGGCTCATGAAATTCGCAATCCCCTGGCATCGATTAGCGGTTCGGTTCAGTTGCTCATGGAGGACGATAAACTTGAGCAGCAGGATCGGCGTCTGATGGGGATTGTGGTACGGGAAGCGGAGCGCTTGAATGCGCTGCTGACCGACTTTCTGGTCTTTGCTCGACCCTCGCCGCTCTGTTATGAGTCGGTGGATTTGGTGGAACTCCTCGATGAGCTGGTTGCCCTGGTCGCAGCGGATGAGCGGTTTAAAGATGTTGAATTGCAGAGGGATTATAAATCCGCACTGGAATGGTATTGTGACCGCAGTCAACTTCGCCAGGCTTTATTGAACCTGATGTTAAATGGCGCTGAGGCTATGGAACATGGCGGACGGTTAATCTGTGGGCTCGATTCTGAGGTGTCGGCTGTTTTTATCGAAGATACCGGCCCGGGGATTCCTGATGCCATTCGGGATAAGGTTTTTGATCCTTTCTTTACTACCAAGGACAGTGGCACCGGATTGGGGTTGGCCACGGTACATGCTATTGTCGAGGCTCATCAGGGACGGCTGGACCTGGTCAAAGTAGAAGGTGGCGGAGAGCGATTCATTATTAGCATGCCCAGTCCGGACATGGCCAAAATAGGGCAGGCAGTTTGA